A part of Biomphalaria glabrata chromosome 3, xgBioGlab47.1, whole genome shotgun sequence genomic DNA contains:
- the LOC106079001 gene encoding NPC intracellular cholesterol transporter 2-like, with amino-acid sequence MKLITFLVVLFSSACWVKSDVVTFKDCGSELGTITQVDITPCSNFPCPFRRNAYTNITVKYTANSDIVSARTSLAAYIAGMSVTFPLRDSNACHSMTCPIKNGDNVVYKSLIFVPEVKKVSMVTRFKIQSASRDIVCFTFPVTIVD; translated from the exons ATGAAGCTGATCACATTCCTCGTTGTGCTTTTTTCTTCAGCCTGTTGGGTCAAGTCCGACGTAGTCACTTTCAAGGATTGTG GTTCAGAGCTCGGTACCATCACACAAGTGGACATCACTCCATGTTCAAATTTTCCTTGTCCATTCAGAAGAAACGCCTATACAAATATCACAGTAAAATATACAGCCA ACTCTGACATCGTCAGCGCCAGGACAAGTTTGGCGGCTTATATCGCTGGAATGTCTGTGACTTTCCCGCTGCGTGATAGTAACGCCTGCCACTCTATGACGTGTCCAATCAAAAATGGAGACAATGTGGTCTACAAAAGTCTAATCTTTGTGCCGGAAGTGAAAAAG GTATCGATGGTCACAAGGTTCAAGATACAGAGTGCATCTCGTGACATAGTTTGCTTCACTTTCCCAGTAACTATCGTAGACTGA
- the LOC106079002 gene encoding NPC intracellular cholesterol transporter 2-like, with protein sequence MKIFAVITVLSLAVSWTNADIVPVKDCGSVQGSINKVDITPCPSIPCPFKRNTFVNVTINFAAKGSISQAGTSVHGIIADVPVPFPLPDDNACHFMTCPINQGDTVNYANGIFVQEAYPKITLIVKWELLTGSTDIICFTVPVTITD encoded by the exons ATGAAGATATTCGCGGTAATCACTGTGCTGTCCCTGGCCGTGTCTTGGACTAATGCGGACATTGTACCAGTCAAAGACTGCG GTTCTGTACAGGGCAGCATCAACAAAGTGGACATAACTCCGTGTCCAAGCATACCATGTCCATTCAAGAGAAACACATTTGTCAATGTGACTATCAACTTCGCTGCAA AGGGCTCAATCTCTCAGGCTGGCACAAGTGTTCATGGAATCATAGCAGATGTCCCTGTACCGTTTCCTCTGCCAGATGACAATGCCTGTCATTTTATGACATGCCCTATCAATCAAGGAGACACTGTGAATTATGCCAACGGAATTTTCGTCCAAGAGGCATATCCAAag atTACTTTGATTGTGAAATGGGAACTGCTGACCGGATCCACggacatcatttgtttcacagtCCCAGTGACCATCACAGACTGA
- the LOC129925313 gene encoding uncharacterized protein LOC129925313 isoform X1, with protein sequence MYLLLALDACRYRGMLVVTFQMFGLRYRGTSHRRRPVCLLLLFLTWSTLGQCQRYEEESRRSDGHASYDQPPRRTRRPPLASDPPITDEGLLNTFPGLFQTSNEIEGQTIQMGATGARLPLASYHGCCSSEPKMDTYSTLSDPLGTAVSLVQVGQRSQYFPSETCRREINCSACSCSCTMVNQTLTALVYQPGSTREIMFSLVRVPTFCRCMNNLAIP encoded by the exons ATGTACTTGTTGTTAGCTCTGGATGCTTGCAGGTACAGGGGCATGCTAGTGGTGACCTTTCAAATGTTTGGCTTAAG GTACCGCGGCACGTCACATCGCAGACGACCCGTTTGTTTACTTCTGTTGTTCTTAACCTGGTCAACCCTGGG GCAATGTCAGCGCTACGAAGAGGAAAGCAGACGATCGGATGGTCACGCGTCATACGACCAACCACCCAGAAGAACAAGAAGACCTCCTCTAGCCAGTGACCCACCAATCACAGACGAAGGTCTGCTGAACACGTTTCCTGGCTTGTTCCAAACTTCGAATGAAATTGAAGGTCAGACGATCCAGATGGGTGCAACT GGAGCAAGACTTCCTCTGGCGTCATACCATGGCTGTTGTTCTTC AGAACCCAAAATGGACACTTACAGTACATTGTCAGACCCACTGGGGACTGCTGTGAGTTTAGTCCAAGTAGGACAGAGAAGTCAATACTTCCCTTCAGAGACTTGCAG ACGAGAAATCAACTGCTCTGCATGTAGCTGCTCCTGTACAATGGTGAACCAGACCCTGACGGCACTGGTCTACCAACCTGGATCcacaagggagataatgtttagCTTGGTACGAGTGCCCACATTCTGCAGATGTATGAACAATTTGGCCATTCCTTAA
- the LOC129925313 gene encoding uncharacterized protein LOC129925313 isoform X2: MYLLLALDACRYRGMLVVTFQMFGLRYRGTSHRRRPVCLLLLFLTWSTLGQCQRYEEESRRSDGHASYDQPPRRTRRPPLASDPPITDEGLLNTFPGLFQTSNEIEGQTIQMGATGARLPLASYHGCCSSREINCSACSCSCTMVNQTLTALVYQPGSTREIMFSLVRVPTFCRCMNNLAIP; the protein is encoded by the exons ATGTACTTGTTGTTAGCTCTGGATGCTTGCAGGTACAGGGGCATGCTAGTGGTGACCTTTCAAATGTTTGGCTTAAG GTACCGCGGCACGTCACATCGCAGACGACCCGTTTGTTTACTTCTGTTGTTCTTAACCTGGTCAACCCTGGG GCAATGTCAGCGCTACGAAGAGGAAAGCAGACGATCGGATGGTCACGCGTCATACGACCAACCACCCAGAAGAACAAGAAGACCTCCTCTAGCCAGTGACCCACCAATCACAGACGAAGGTCTGCTGAACACGTTTCCTGGCTTGTTCCAAACTTCGAATGAAATTGAAGGTCAGACGATCCAGATGGGTGCAACT GGAGCAAGACTTCCTCTGGCGTCATACCATGGCTGTTGTTCTTC ACGAGAAATCAACTGCTCTGCATGTAGCTGCTCCTGTACAATGGTGAACCAGACCCTGACGGCACTGGTCTACCAACCTGGATCcacaagggagataatgtttagCTTGGTACGAGTGCCCACATTCTGCAGATGTATGAACAATTTGGCCATTCCTTAA
- the LOC129925313 gene encoding uncharacterized protein LOC129925313 isoform X3 produces the protein MYLLLALDACRYRGMLVVTFQMFGLRYRGTSHRRRPVCLLLLFLTWSTLGQCQRYEEESRRSDGHASYDQPPRRTRRPPLASDPPITDEGLLNTFPGLFQTSNEIEGSKTSSGVIPWLLFFRTQNGHLQYIVRPTGDCCEFSPSRTEKSILPFRDLQTRNQLLCM, from the exons ATGTACTTGTTGTTAGCTCTGGATGCTTGCAGGTACAGGGGCATGCTAGTGGTGACCTTTCAAATGTTTGGCTTAAG GTACCGCGGCACGTCACATCGCAGACGACCCGTTTGTTTACTTCTGTTGTTCTTAACCTGGTCAACCCTGGG GCAATGTCAGCGCTACGAAGAGGAAAGCAGACGATCGGATGGTCACGCGTCATACGACCAACCACCCAGAAGAACAAGAAGACCTCCTCTAGCCAGTGACCCACCAATCACAGACGAAGGTCTGCTGAACACGTTTCCTGGCTTGTTCCAAACTTCGAATGAAATTGAAG GGAGCAAGACTTCCTCTGGCGTCATACCATGGCTGTTGTTCTTC AGAACCCAAAATGGACACTTACAGTACATTGTCAGACCCACTGGGGACTGCTGTGAGTTTAGTCCAAGTAGGACAGAGAAGTCAATACTTCCCTTCAGAGACTTGCAG ACGAGAAATCAACTGCTCTGCATGTAG